In Trifolium pratense cultivar HEN17-A07 linkage group LG7, ARS_RC_1.1, whole genome shotgun sequence, a genomic segment contains:
- the LOC123898553 gene encoding VQ motif-containing protein 25-like — MEKQLRNHNFTCIANSNQPNSLAMHTNSHTISKIKPKIRIIHIFAPEIIKTDTKNFKQLVQKLTGKPSGDKKYCKKKTRVVKVEVEESKNEGIREEESKGTSSGSGLSLDEFPRMMTIMKNEVSNGGFWGLDLTKVKEEVGGGGYLGGFSDLEGFISEINGGFPLFHLDHATNNMQEFEQFQLL, encoded by the coding sequence ATGGAAAAACAGCTTAGAAACCATAATTTTACATGCATAGCAAATTCAAACCAACCAAATTCCCTAGCTATGCACACAAATTCTCATACAATatcaaaaatcaaaccaaagatACGTATAATTCACATATTTGCACCCGAGATCATCAAGACGGATACCAAGAATTTTAAGCAACTTGTACAGAAGTTAACTGGGAAACCAAGTGGAGACAAAAAATATTGCAAGAAGAAGACAAGGGTAGTTAAAGTTGAAGTTGAAGAATCAAAAAATGAAGGAATTAGAGAAGAAGAATCAAAGGGTACAAGTAGTGGAAGTGGTTTATCATTAGATGAATTTCCAAGAATGATGACAATTATGAAAAATGAGGTAAGCAATGGTGGGTTTTGGGGGTTGGATCTAACTAAAGTGAAAGAAGAAGTAGGTGGTGGAGGGTACTTAGGAGGATTTTCTGATTTGGAAGGGTTTATTTCTGAGATTAATGGTGGATTTCCTTTGTTTCATTTGGATCATGCCACTAACAATATGCAAGAGTTTGAACAATTTCAACTTCTATAG